From Candidatus Defluviilinea gracilis, a single genomic window includes:
- the gpmA gene encoding 2,3-diphosphoglycerate-dependent phosphoglycerate mutase, whose protein sequence is MYKLVLVRHGQSVWNLENRFTGWTDVGLTEQGRAEAHEAGRLLKSEGFVFDVAYTSVLKRAIQTLWTILQESNLEWIPVMKAWQLNERHYGSLQGLNKSEMAEKYGEAQVKIWRRSYDVPPPALELTDERHPKFDPRYTSLTPAQLPATESLKLTLDRVLPYWHSALAPVIQSGKRVIVAAHGNSIRAMVKYLDNISDAEITELNIPTGVPLVYELDKDLKPIKNYYLGDPEEAAKKAAAVAGQGKAK, encoded by the coding sequence ATGTATAAACTTGTTTTAGTTCGTCACGGACAAAGCGTTTGGAATCTCGAAAACCGCTTCACAGGCTGGACGGATGTCGGTCTGACCGAGCAGGGTAGGGCGGAGGCGCACGAAGCGGGTCGCCTGCTGAAGTCGGAAGGATTCGTTTTTGACGTCGCGTACACGTCCGTGTTGAAGCGCGCGATCCAAACCTTGTGGACGATCTTGCAGGAGTCGAATCTCGAATGGATTCCCGTCATGAAGGCGTGGCAGTTGAACGAACGTCATTATGGCTCTCTGCAAGGATTGAACAAATCGGAGATGGCGGAGAAATACGGCGAAGCGCAAGTAAAGATCTGGCGGCGAAGTTATGATGTGCCGCCGCCCGCGTTGGAACTGACAGATGAGCGTCATCCGAAATTCGATCCGCGTTACACTTCGTTGACGCCCGCGCAGTTGCCCGCCACCGAATCGCTTAAGCTCACGCTGGATCGCGTCCTCCCTTATTGGCATTCCGCGTTGGCGCCCGTGATCCAATCGGGCAAGCGCGTGATCGTGGCCGCGCATGGCAACAGTATCCGCGCGATGGTGAAGTATCTCGATAACATTTCGGATGCGGAGATCACCGAGTTGAACATTCCGACGGGTGTCCCGCTCGTGTATGAATTGGATAAAGACTTGAAGCCGATCAAGAATTATTACCTCGGCGATCCAGAGGAGGCGGCGAAGAAAGCCGCGGCAGTGGCGGGGCAGGGGAAGGCGAAGTAG
- the mutS gene encoding DNA mismatch repair protein MutS, whose translation MPNDDVTPIRQQYLEIKREYPNTILFFRLGDFYETFDEDAEITARELDIVLTSKPIGKGTRVPLAGIPYHAVENYLGRLIEKGYHVAICEQVGDTPVKGLFPRKVVRVVTPGTVTEPGLLPGDANNYIASVLLDASPSVNSDGQTASVAYADVTTGEFAVTELPVESLRAELTRLHPAEVLHPDSQTLPNEISSHLTPWASWKFEPGKCTETLLTHFNSSTLDGFGLKPNSLSARAAGSLLQYIKETQPDALKLLTSLRTYHLSEFMTLDASTRRNLELDETLRGERKGSLLGTLDLTITPMGKRLIHQWVSQPLLDVAKIQHRQLGVEYFFQQGMVRVEIRAALKPIADLERLVNRVIAGQAQPRDLVAMRSTLMALPALVELTEERGKKKEFGLPKIDLLHEQLTLLENAIDDDPPSTLQNTGVIRAGYSQELDSVIDASKHARDWIANLESVERGKTGIKTLKVGYNKVFGYYIEISRGAAEKAPEHYIRKQTLVNAERFITPEMKEYETLVLNAEERIKEIETRLFREVCAELAKSAHQLLSTARAIAEVDVLSALGEAAALGGYTKPQVREGSGLEIHEGRHPVVEHLLKGERYIPNDVMFEKGEVVRVITGPNMSGKSTYLRQTALIVLMAQMGSFVPAASADIGLVDRIFTRIGAQDEIHAGQSTFMVEMVEAANILHHATSRSLLILDEIGRGTSTYDGLSIAWGMIEYIHNHPQLRAKTLFATHYHELTQLADLLPGVRNYNVAVSEADATVVFLHKIIAGGADRSYGIHVAQLAGLPAPVIQRANEIMAELEKTSGRAVKINPHAAQQAALFPESSPLLDELKDMDVNSLSPIEALNKLFEWQRIYGASNK comes from the coding sequence ATGCCCAACGACGATGTCACGCCCATCCGCCAGCAATATCTTGAGATCAAGCGCGAGTACCCGAACACAATTTTATTTTTTCGGCTCGGCGATTTTTACGAAACCTTCGACGAAGACGCCGAGATCACTGCGCGCGAACTCGATATCGTCCTCACCTCGAAGCCCATCGGCAAAGGCACGCGCGTGCCGCTCGCTGGCATCCCCTATCACGCGGTCGAAAATTATTTAGGGCGGCTCATCGAAAAAGGCTATCACGTCGCCATCTGCGAACAAGTCGGCGACACGCCGGTCAAGGGACTCTTCCCGCGCAAGGTTGTGCGAGTCGTCACACCGGGGACTGTGACCGAACCGGGACTCTTGCCCGGCGACGCGAACAACTACATTGCTTCGGTTTTACTGGACGCTTCGCCCTCGGTCAATTCCGACGGGCAAACTGCCTCAGTCGCGTATGCCGACGTGACCACTGGAGAGTTTGCCGTCACCGAACTCCCCGTCGAATCTCTCCGCGCAGAATTGACGCGCTTGCATCCTGCTGAAGTCTTGCATCCCGATAGTCAAACTTTGCCGAACGAAATCTCGAGTCACCTCACGCCGTGGGCTTCGTGGAAATTCGAGCCGGGCAAATGCACAGAGACGTTGCTAACTCACTTCAACTCCTCCACGCTGGACGGATTCGGATTGAAGCCAAATAGTTTATCTGCGCGAGCCGCGGGCAGTTTGCTCCAATACATCAAAGAGACTCAACCCGACGCCCTGAAGTTGTTGACTTCACTCCGCACCTATCATCTTTCAGAATTCATGACCCTCGACGCATCCACGCGGCGAAATCTTGAACTTGATGAAACCCTGCGCGGCGAACGGAAAGGTTCACTGCTCGGCACGCTCGACCTCACGATCACGCCGATGGGCAAGCGACTCATCCATCAATGGGTCAGCCAGCCGTTGCTCGATGTGGCAAAGATTCAACATCGCCAACTCGGCGTGGAATATTTCTTTCAGCAAGGCATGGTCCGCGTGGAGATTCGCGCCGCGTTGAAGCCAATTGCCGACCTTGAACGACTCGTCAACCGCGTCATTGCTGGGCAGGCTCAGCCGCGTGATTTGGTGGCGATGAGGAGCACGCTGATGGCGTTGCCAGCCTTAGTTGAATTAACCGAAGAAAGAGGAAAGAAGAAAGAATTCGGATTGCCGAAGATTGATTTGCTGCATGAGCAATTGACCTTACTGGAAAACGCGATTGATGATGATCCGCCATCCACGTTGCAAAACACGGGAGTGATTCGCGCGGGGTATTCGCAAGAGTTGGATTCGGTCATTGACGCATCGAAACACGCGCGAGATTGGATCGCCAACCTCGAATCGGTTGAACGAGGGAAAACGGGAATCAAGACTCTCAAGGTTGGTTATAACAAGGTCTTCGGCTATTACATCGAAATCTCGCGCGGCGCGGCGGAGAAGGCTCCCGAACATTACATCCGCAAGCAAACGCTGGTCAATGCCGAGCGATTCATCACGCCCGAGATGAAAGAGTACGAAACGCTGGTGTTGAATGCCGAAGAGCGGATCAAAGAAATCGAAACGCGATTGTTCCGCGAAGTGTGCGCCGAACTTGCAAAGTCTGCGCATCAATTGTTGTCCACAGCACGCGCCATTGCCGAGGTGGACGTCTTGTCCGCTTTGGGGGAGGCGGCGGCTTTAGGTGGGTACACCAAGCCCCAAGTCCGAGAAGGAAGCGGGTTGGAAATCCACGAGGGCAGGCATCCAGTTGTCGAACATCTGCTAAAGGGCGAACGTTACATCCCAAACGATGTCATGTTTGAAAAGGGCGAAGTGGTGCGCGTCATCACGGGACCGAACATGTCGGGCAAGTCCACGTATCTGCGGCAGACCGCGCTGATCGTGTTGATGGCGCAGATGGGATCGTTCGTGCCAGCCGCGTCGGCGGACATCGGACTCGTGGATCGAATCTTCACGCGCATCGGCGCGCAGGATGAAATTCACGCGGGTCAATCCACGTTCATGGTCGAGATGGTGGAGGCGGCGAACATTTTGCATCATGCGACTTCGCGCTCGCTGTTGATCCTCGATGAGATCGGGCGCGGCACATCCACGTATGACGGGCTTTCGATCGCATGGGGCATGATCGAGTACATTCACAATCATCCGCAATTGCGCGCGAAAACTTTATTCGCCACACATTATCACGAGTTGACTCAACTCGCCGACCTTTTGCCCGGCGTGCGGAATTATAATGTGGCAGTCAGCGAAGCCGATGCGACCGTGGTCTTCTTGCACAAGATCATCGCGGGCGGCGCGGATCGTTCGTACGGAATCCACGTGGCGCAGTTGGCAGGTTTGCCCGCGCCCGTCATCCAACGCGCGAATGAGATCATGGCGGAACTCGAAAAGACTTCGGGGAGGGCGGTGAAAATAAATCCGCACGCCGCGCAACAAGCCGCGCTGTTTCCCGAATCGAGTCCGTTGCTGGATGAGCTGAAAGACATGGACGTGAACAGCCTCTCCCCCATTGAAGCGTTGAATAAGTTGTTCGAGTGGCAAAGGATTTATGGAGCGTCAAACAAATAA
- a CDS encoding FAD-binding protein, translated as MPLPREFLYELHKHFTGDIRTDSASRILYSTDASIYQIEPLGVVIPRNQEELHAAVELAAKYKIPILPRGAGTSLAGQAVGEALILDCSRWLDKIVEINPEEKFAIVEPGVVLSDLNKAASKHGLMFGPDPASAERATMGGVIANNATGAHSIVYGMSADHILEAEVILGDGSLATWGEVNEKLSVKSDKLSVNSEQSRVVGAVFKILEKYADAIKRSYPKTWRNAMGYRLNYLLPWSPSAPPQWDSADYGLSSTVYRPSSDINLARLLAGSEGTLAVIRKMKVNLVSKPKHTILAVLTYASAAEACDDVPRLLSHNPSAIELIPDTIIRAARSSAGYASEASWIQGDPSSSLRTPAAVLVVEFSGGEPKELLMRARGLVTPQSASTAVFVSAPLRSDLRSARNGENIFIAESKEDQARIWNVRKMGLGLLDSQPRSARPIAFIEDCAIPVERLGEFVREVEKILSAHDVVGNIYAHASAGCLHIRPVLDLKTTRGVESLRLISEAVLALTLSLGGAMSSEHGDGLARSEHLARAYGAEVMDAMRLLKNAADPNHIMNPGKIIDAPKMDANLRYGVDYQTKSWKPNLSFARQGGFELAVEQCNGQGVCRKSTGVMCPSFQATRDEMHSTRGRANLLRALIARPQTLDDGRFMVNGLSSDVFEALDLCLACKGCKAECPSGVDMAKLKYEFENEYYKTHPRPLRDYVFGYFHVAAKMMSYVAPLANGLMEFASTKKLIAKVLGLAEERPLPQISSRRAKLRTTETLSHGEKIIFLPDVFSRYIEPQVEEAALEVLTMCGYDVRVLPIVGAGASLLSKGFVDAARRHAREMLRWLNQIDPSREAFIVGVEPPEIYLLKNDYADLLPESKEEIRARESKVWLLDEFLLRSSEFGALRVGRLGDQLGGEGNRNRKIKFHPHCHQRAEGLSADGIASGANASVELLRACGFDVELSDAGCCGMAGTFGFETEHYEVSMKVFEMAVNRGIVSRGVESSEWKVYTEPSRSVEIASTGAACRMQFQHGANVDARHPIEWVRDALV; from the coding sequence ATGCCCCTCCCGCGCGAATTTTTATACGAACTGCATAAACATTTCACTGGCGATATCCGCACCGATTCGGCTTCGCGGATTTTGTACAGCACCGACGCGAGCATCTATCAGATCGAGCCGCTGGGAGTTGTGATTCCGCGCAATCAGGAGGAGTTGCACGCGGCGGTTGAGTTGGCGGCGAAGTATAAGATTCCCATTTTGCCGCGCGGCGCAGGGACTTCGCTGGCGGGGCAGGCAGTTGGCGAGGCGTTGATCCTCGATTGCTCGCGCTGGTTGGACAAGATCGTAGAAATTAACCCCGAGGAAAAATTTGCCATCGTCGAGCCTGGCGTTGTTTTGTCTGACTTGAACAAAGCCGCCTCAAAACACGGACTGATGTTTGGTCCCGACCCTGCCTCTGCCGAACGCGCGACGATGGGCGGCGTCATCGCGAACAACGCAACGGGCGCGCATTCAATTGTCTACGGCATGAGCGCGGATCATATTTTGGAGGCGGAGGTGATTTTGGGGGATGGGAGTCTTGCGACGTGGGGAGAAGTGAATGAAAAGTTATCAGTGAAAAGTGACAAGTTATCAGTGAACAGTGAGCAGTCGCGGGTGGTTGGGGCGGTGTTCAAGATTCTTGAGAAGTACGCGGATGCGATAAAGCGCAGTTATCCAAAGACATGGCGAAATGCGATGGGGTATCGGTTGAATTATTTGTTGCCGTGGAGTCCGTCTGCGCCGCCACAATGGGATTCCGCTGATTATGGATTATCGTCTACGGTCTATCGTCCATCGTCTGACATCAATCTCGCTCGATTACTTGCAGGATCAGAGGGCACACTCGCGGTGATTCGCAAGATGAAAGTGAATCTCGTGTCGAAGCCGAAGCATACGATATTGGCGGTGCTTACTTACGCGAGCGCGGCGGAGGCGTGCGATGATGTGCCGCGTTTGCTGTCTCATAACCCATCCGCGATTGAGTTGATCCCCGATACGATCATCCGCGCGGCGCGGAGTTCGGCGGGATATGCGAGCGAGGCAAGTTGGATTCAAGGCGATCCTTCGTCTTCGCTCAGGACGCCTGCCGCGGTGTTGGTAGTTGAGTTCAGCGGTGGTGAGCCGAAAGAATTGTTGATGCGAGCGCGTGGTCTCGTTACACCGCAAAGCGCTTCGACTGCGGTCTTCGTCTCCGCTCCGCTTCGCTCAGACCTCCGCTCAGCGCGGAATGGCGAAAATATTTTCATCGCCGAATCGAAAGAAGATCAGGCGCGGATTTGGAATGTCCGCAAGATGGGACTGGGTCTGCTGGATTCGCAACCGCGCTCGGCGCGACCGATTGCGTTCATCGAGGACTGCGCGATTCCAGTCGAGCGGCTCGGCGAGTTTGTGCGCGAGGTGGAGAAAATTTTATCCGCGCACGATGTGGTTGGGAATATTTACGCCCACGCGTCGGCGGGATGTTTGCACATTCGTCCTGTGTTGGATTTGAAGACGACGCGCGGCGTGGAGAGTCTGCGCTTGATCAGCGAGGCGGTTCTTGCGCTGACGTTGAGCCTGGGCGGCGCGATGAGCAGTGAACACGGTGACGGTTTGGCGCGTTCCGAACATCTCGCGCGAGCATACGGCGCGGAGGTGATGGATGCGATGCGTCTGCTGAAAAACGCGGCGGACCCGAATCACATAATGAACCCAGGCAAGATCATTGATGCGCCGAAAATGGATGCGAATTTACGTTATGGAGTTGATTATCAAACGAAATCATGGAAACCAAATCTATCGTTTGCTCGTCAAGGCGGATTTGAACTTGCTGTTGAGCAATGCAACGGTCAAGGGGTGTGCAGGAAATCAACAGGCGTGATGTGTCCATCGTTTCAGGCGACAAGGGACGAGATGCACTCGACGAGGGGGAGGGCGAATTTGCTGCGTGCGCTGATCGCGCGACCACAGACGTTGGACGATGGACGATTTATGGTCAATGGTCTATCGTCCGATGTTTTCGAAGCGCTCGACTTGTGTTTGGCTTGCAAAGGCTGTAAAGCGGAATGTCCCAGCGGGGTGGATATGGCGAAGTTGAAGTACGAATTCGAGAATGAATATTACAAGACTCATCCCCGTCCGTTGCGGGATTATGTGTTCGGGTACTTTCACGTCGCGGCGAAGATGATGTCGTATGTCGCGCCGCTGGCGAATGGGTTGATGGAGTTCGCGTCGACGAAGAAGCTGATCGCGAAGGTGTTGGGGTTGGCGGAGGAACGTCCCTTACCGCAGATTTCAAGTCGAAGGGCGAAACTGCGAACCACGGAGACACTGAGTCACGGAGAAAAAATAATTTTCCTGCCCGATGTATTTTCCCGTTACATCGAACCTCAAGTGGAAGAAGCCGCGTTGGAGGTGTTGACGATGTGCGGATACGATGTCCGCGTGTTGCCGATCGTTGGCGCGGGGGCGTCTCTGCTCTCGAAGGGATTCGTGGATGCGGCGCGGCGTCACGCTAGAGAAATGTTGAGGTGGCTGAATCAGATCGACCCGTCGCGCGAAGCGTTTATCGTCGGGGTCGAGCCTCCCGAAATCTATCTTCTGAAAAATGATTACGCGGACTTGCTTCCCGAATCCAAAGAGGAAATTCGCGCGCGTGAGTCGAAAGTCTGGTTGTTGGATGAGTTCTTGTTGCGTTCATCGGAGTTTGGCGCTCTGCGCGTAGGCAGACTGGGGGATCAATTGGGAGGTGAAGGGAATCGAAATCGAAAAATAAAATTTCATCCGCATTGCCATCAGCGCGCGGAGGGATTGTCTGCCGATGGAATCGCAAGCGGCGCGAATGCCAGCGTGGAGTTGTTGCGCGCGTGCGGCTTCGACGTGGAGTTAAGCGACGCGGGCTGTTGCGGTATGGCAGGGACGTTTGGCTTCGAGACGGAGCATTATGAGGTTTCGATGAAGGTGTTTGAGATGGCGGTGAATAGAGGAATAGTGAGTAGAGGAGTAGAGAGTAGTGAGTGGAAAGTTTACACTGAGCCAAGTCGAAGTGTGGAAATCGCATCAACGGGCGCGGCGTGTCGGATGCAATTTCAGCATGGCGCGAATGTGGATGCGCGGCATCCGATCGAGTGGGTGAGGGATGCGTTGGTGTAG